One stretch of Akkermansia massiliensis DNA includes these proteins:
- a CDS encoding ribonucleoside triphosphate reductase: MATSIIKRSGKKEQYQGYKIEEAVKNAFHSSGTAYNRSIYEEVEAKLSHQDCAHVEEIQDMIERALFRCGYFDTAKTFITYRFLHKMQREQLGGLYSGNTYVDCKQTVEEYIGQSDWRIAANSNTTYSNAGLINNTAGKVIANYWLDQVYSAREGAAHREGDYHIHDLDCLTGYCAGWSLRNLLNEGFNGVRSRVNSRPPRHFREALGQMANFLGILQSEWAGAQAFSSFDTFLAPYAFKDQADFTRIKKDIRSFVYNLNVPSRWGQSPFTNVTIDWTVPRDLRDQAPFSGGEHLFEGVEDPGLLSLARERGVNKLTELTYKHFQKEMNLINKAFYEVLTEGDSTGQPFTFPIPTVNITEDFDWEGENVPLLFENAAKIGSSYFQNFIGSQYTVNENGERVPDERAYKPDAVRSMCCRLQLDLRELLKRGGGLFGSAEMTGSIGVVTINLARLGYLFKQNREALFARLGELLDLAKSCLEKKRTFVQEMYDRGLYPYTRRYLPTFRNHFSTIGVNGMNELLRNFSNDSMDITSEEGRTFAEEILEFIRLRMQEYQEETGNLYNLEATPAEGTTHRFAREDQKRYPDILQAGPVGQRYYTNSSQLPVDHTSDLFRALQLQDELQCCYTGGTVFHMYMNEAISSPEACRDIVRKVLTRFRMPYLTVTPLFSVCDKHGYLRGEHQYCPFCDEELLHIHRHE; the protein is encoded by the coding sequence ATGGCAACAAGCATCATCAAGCGTTCCGGAAAAAAGGAACAATACCAGGGCTACAAAATTGAGGAAGCCGTCAAGAACGCGTTCCACAGCTCCGGCACCGCCTACAACCGTTCCATTTACGAAGAAGTGGAAGCCAAGCTGAGCCATCAGGACTGCGCGCATGTGGAAGAAATCCAGGACATGATAGAACGCGCCCTGTTCCGCTGCGGATACTTTGACACGGCCAAGACCTTCATCACCTACCGCTTCCTGCACAAAATGCAGCGCGAACAGCTCGGGGGCCTCTATTCCGGCAACACGTACGTGGACTGCAAGCAGACGGTGGAGGAATACATCGGCCAGAGCGACTGGCGCATCGCCGCCAACTCCAACACCACGTATTCCAACGCCGGCCTCATCAATAACACGGCGGGAAAGGTGATTGCCAACTACTGGCTGGACCAGGTTTATTCCGCACGGGAGGGGGCCGCCCACCGGGAAGGGGACTACCACATTCATGACCTGGACTGCCTGACCGGGTACTGCGCCGGGTGGAGCCTCCGCAACCTGCTCAACGAAGGATTCAACGGCGTGCGCAGCCGCGTGAACAGCAGGCCGCCGCGCCACTTCCGGGAAGCACTGGGCCAGATGGCCAACTTTCTGGGCATTCTGCAAAGCGAATGGGCCGGAGCCCAGGCCTTCAGCTCCTTTGACACCTTCCTGGCGCCTTACGCCTTCAAGGACCAGGCGGATTTCACGCGCATCAAGAAGGACATCCGCAGCTTCGTCTACAACCTGAACGTGCCCTCCCGCTGGGGGCAGTCCCCCTTCACCAACGTCACGATCGACTGGACCGTGCCGCGGGACCTGCGGGACCAGGCCCCCTTCAGCGGCGGGGAGCACCTCTTTGAAGGGGTGGAGGACCCGGGCCTGCTCTCCCTGGCGCGGGAACGCGGCGTGAACAAGCTGACAGAGCTGACCTACAAGCATTTCCAGAAGGAAATGAACCTGATCAACAAGGCCTTTTACGAGGTGCTCACGGAAGGGGACAGCACCGGGCAGCCCTTCACCTTCCCCATCCCCACCGTCAACATCACGGAAGACTTTGACTGGGAAGGGGAAAACGTGCCGCTCCTGTTTGAAAACGCCGCCAAGATCGGCTCCTCCTACTTCCAGAACTTCATCGGCAGCCAGTACACCGTGAATGAAAACGGGGAACGCGTGCCGGACGAACGGGCCTACAAGCCGGACGCCGTGCGCTCCATGTGCTGCCGCCTCCAGCTGGACCTGCGGGAGCTGCTCAAGCGCGGCGGCGGCCTCTTCGGCTCCGCGGAAATGACCGGCTCCATCGGCGTGGTGACCATCAACCTGGCCCGGCTGGGCTACCTGTTCAAGCAGAACCGGGAAGCACTGTTCGCCCGGCTGGGGGAACTGCTGGACCTGGCCAAATCCTGCCTGGAAAAGAAAAGAACCTTCGTCCAGGAAATGTACGACCGCGGCCTGTACCCCTACACCAGGCGCTACCTGCCCACCTTCCGCAACCACTTCTCCACCATCGGGGTCAACGGCATGAACGAACTGCTGCGCAACTTCTCCAACGACTCGATGGACATCACCTCCGAGGAAGGCAGGACCTTTGCGGAGGAAATCCTGGAATTCATCCGCCTGCGCATGCAGGAGTACCAGGAGGAAACCGGCAACCTGTACAACCTGGAAGCCACCCCTGCGGAAGGCACCACCCACCGCTTTGCCCGGGAGGACCAGAAGCGCTATCCGGACATCCTCCAGGCCGGGCCCGTGGGGCAGCGTTACTACACGAACAGCTCCCAGCTCCCCGTGGACCACACGAGCGACCTGTTCCGTGCGCTCCAGCTCCAGGACGAACTCCAGTGCTGCTACACGGGGGGAACCGTCTTCCACATGTACATGAATGAAGCCATCAGCTCCCCGGAAGCCTGCCGGGACATCGTCCGCAAGGTGCTGACCCGCTTCCGCATGCCGTACCTGACCGTCACCCCGCTCTTCTCCGTCTGCGACAAGCACGGCTACCTGCGCGGGGAGCACCAGTACTGCCCCTTCTGTGATGAAGAGCTGCTCCACATCCACAGGCATGAATAA
- the nrdD gene encoding anaerobic ribonucleoside-triphosphate reductase, which translates to MTKQEILSKYAQDRTRCTVYTRVMGYHRPVETFNAGKQGEFHDRVHFVEPDRPCSCSAQTEQPR; encoded by the coding sequence ATGACCAAACAGGAAATATTAAGCAAATACGCACAGGACCGTACCCGCTGCACCGTTTACACGCGCGTCATGGGCTATCACCGCCCTGTGGAAACCTTTAACGCCGGCAAACAGGGCGAATTCCACGACCGCGTCCACTTCGTGGAACCGGACCGTCCCTGCTCCTGCTCCGCCCAAACGGAACAGCCGCGGTAA
- a CDS encoding anaerobic ribonucleoside-triphosphate reductase activating protein: protein MGTGRGIADITPLTLLDFPNKVACIFWLRGCNLFCQYCYNVSLVRGTGSPAGDRTDYLDFLRDRVGFLDGVVLSGGECTLCPDLIPICREIRQLGFAIKIDTNGTRPGVVKALVEEGLCDYIALDYKAPPEQYGAVTGRPDLFPSFSATLDYLIASQTAFEVRTTVHPDLLTEDHVNNIIRDLTKRGYGGNYFVQNFYLTKQTLNSLPAPSRLFDRTRLEPASIPVHFRNFEFAPGKV from the coding sequence ATGGGAACGGGCCGGGGCATAGCGGACATCACGCCGCTCACCTTGCTGGATTTTCCAAACAAGGTGGCCTGCATCTTCTGGCTGAGAGGCTGTAACTTGTTTTGTCAGTACTGTTACAACGTCTCCCTGGTCAGAGGAACGGGCTCTCCTGCCGGAGACCGGACGGACTACCTTGATTTCCTCAGAGATCGGGTGGGATTTCTGGACGGGGTAGTCCTGTCCGGCGGCGAGTGCACGCTGTGTCCCGACCTTATCCCCATCTGCCGCGAGATACGGCAGCTAGGCTTCGCGATTAAAATAGACACCAACGGCACGAGGCCCGGCGTGGTGAAAGCGCTGGTGGAAGAGGGGCTTTGCGACTACATCGCCCTGGACTACAAGGCGCCCCCCGAACAATACGGCGCCGTCACCGGCAGGCCCGACCTTTTCCCCTCCTTTTCCGCAACTCTGGACTACCTGATCGCCTCCCAAACCGCCTTTGAAGTCAGAACCACCGTCCATCCCGATTTATTGACGGAAGATCACGTCAACAACATCATACGCGACTTGACAAAGCGCGGGTATGGGGGCAACTACTTCGTGCAAAATTTCTACCTGACCAAACAAACACTCAACTCTCTCCCCGCGCCGAGCCGGTTGTTTGACCGGACCAGGCTGGAGCCGGCCTCCATCCCCGTCCACTTCCGCAACTTCGAGTTCGCTCCGGGCAAAGTCTGA